The DNA sequence GTAGACCTTATCATCGCCTCGTTTGCCTCTACGCTAAAGCTTTGTATAGATACTTACGCGATGGACGCGGATATCTACAGAGTGCAGTTTGACGAGTTTTGCATCTGGTATAACGGCGAAGACGCAAACAGGGACGCTAAGCGATTCGTAGATTATTTCAAAACGCAAAACCTCTACGTAACCGTAGACGGCGAGCGAGAATCCATACCTAACATAAAAATAACCTTAGGCGTCAGCATGCCTCAAGACACGGTGCAGACAAACCGCCTAACTCAAGCCATGCTAGCCCACCACGAGGCCGTGCAAAGGGGCGAAGCGGCGCAGTTTTATACCGAAAATAGCTACATCGAGCAGCAGTACTACCACAACCAAATCATGTCGCGCACCATCGAAAGCGCTCTATATAACGACACCGTTATCGTCGAGTGCCAGCCCATCTACGACGTATCCGGCCAAGGCGCGCGGATCAAATACTACGAAGTGCTCGTGCGCCTCATCGACGAAAACGGCAAGATACGCTATCCGGGCGAATTTCTTGATATCGCAAAGAAAATTTCGCTTTATAACGACATCACCAAAAAGGTCATCGAACACGTCTTTAGGCTGGTCGAGAGATTTGAAAACGTGGGTTTTTCGATGAATCTTTCAAGTAGCGATATCACAAACGAGAGCATAAGAGAGCTCATCGAGAAAAAACTACGCGTATGCTCTAGCCCCGAGCGCGTGTATTTTGAGATATTAGAGAGCGAAGGCGTGGACGATTATAATATCGTAAATGATTTCATCAATAAGGTCCGTGCCTACGACTGCAAAATCTCGATCGATGATTTTGGTAGCGGCTACTCCAACTACTACCGTATCTTGGAGCTTGATATCGACACGATCAAGATCGACGGCTCGATTATCAAAAAATTACCATTTGATCAAAACGCCCGCTACTTGCTGCAAACCATCATCGACTTTGCCGCAAGACAGGGCTACAACGTCGTGGCGGAGTTTGTCAGCTCAGAAGAGATCCTCGCCGAGATAAAAAAATTCGGTATCAAATACGCGCAGGGATTTTTGCTAGGCAAACCGATGCTGCCCGATAACATAAAAGAGTAAATTTGCGTGCGGCGGCTATACTGCGTTAAATTTGACGGCGGCGCGCGCACAGGAGAATAAGTCTGACTAGAACGGATTTAGCCTTAGTTTGCGTACTAGCCTTTTTGTTTTATGCCAAAAGCGCAGGGATGGGCTGGTTTGTGACTATCGCGATATGTTTTTGGATTATAGGCTACTTTGCAAATGATATTTTTTAGGGATTTTTTAAATTTGCTTTTTAATGCTAAATTTAACGCGGTTTACGTCCGTTAAATTTAGCTCGTCCTAGTCAAATTTGTCCGCTCAAATTTGACTAATCCCGCATCCAAACCGTCAAAAATCCAAGCAAAACTATAACCAAAAACAAGCCCGCCTGAAAGTAAAAATTCTTTTTTAAATTTTCGTTTATCAGAGAGCAAAGCTCGGAAATAAAGATGTATAGCTCGCTCACGCATATCCTTTGGTCTCAAATTTTACGTCAAATTTGCCGTCCTCACCTAGTCAAATTTGAGCGAGGCGACGAAAAGCCGCTCATATTTGGCTTGGATTATAAATTTGAGCTTGGCTCGTCTTTAAATTTCCTTCTAACAAAAACGGCGCAAACCCCAAACGAAACCGCCGTCAAAGCGTAAAATATATAGCTAAAAATAGGATTTGCGCGCATTTCGCCCTCTTTTAGCTTTTTTACCGAAACGGCGTTTCTAAACATATCAAACATCGCGATGCGCCAGCCGTAGTATTTGATCTGCGCCCTGCCTTCGCCCACTAAACTCTGGGCGGCGGCCTGGACGTCGGCTGAGTTAAATTTAAAATAAAGCGGCAAGCCCCAGCCCGTGTCTTCGTTTCGATACGGCATCACCTTCGTGCCGTTAATCTCGCGCGTGTAGATAAAATACACGTCGCGCGTCGGACCGTCGGCGGGATTTTGCGCGTCGATAAAGCCGTCTTTGTCCATGCGTTTAACCTCGCCGCCCGTAATGATCGCCTCGTCGTAGTGCGGAAAAGCGTAGTTTATCGCCGCAAACGCCGTAACGTGCAGGGTAATCAAGAAGCCAAAGATAAAATTTCGGAGATATTTTTTAAATTTTTGCATTTTCGTCCTTTGGGACGAATTTTACAAGATAGAAGTTTAGAAGAAGCTAAGCCCCTAAAATAGGGGCTTAGAGGGATTAGGCTTTGGCCTTGCAGCCGCAGCTTCCCGCGATAAATTTAAGAATCTGGATAAAGAAGCAAATGCCGCCGATGATGAAGATCGTATCGCCGATCATCCTTAGCCAGCGTAAATTTTGCAAGTGATCCATCTGCAAAAACTCCGCGCTTCTAGCGTACCACATGCCCACGTCTATCGCGGCGACGGCTTGATAAAGACCGATCGGAAGCAGCGACGCTAAAATCATTAGCATTAGTCCCGCATTTAGCGACCAAAAGCCCACTTTCATCAGCTTGTCGTTAAATTCTTGCCCTTTGAAAAGGTAAAGCGCCACGAGCCAAACAAAACCTAGCGCCAAAAATCCGTAAACGCCAAATAGCGCCGCGTGTCCGTGCACCGAAGTGGTGTTTAGACCCTGGATGTAGAACAAAAATAGCGGCGGGTTGATAAGGAAACCAAACACGCCAGCACCCAGCATATTCCAAAACGCCACCGCGATAAAGCAGTAAAGCGGCCACTTGAGATTTTTTGCCCAGCTTTGCGCGAACTGAAGCGAATACTGATGAAAGGCCTCTGCCCCAAGAAGCACCAAAGGCACGACCTCAAGCGCGGAAAAGCTAGCGCCCACCGCCATGATCGGAGTAGTGGTTCCAGCAAAATAAAGGTGGTGGAAGGTACCAGGAATGCCGCCCATTAAGAATAAGCTAGCGCTTGCTAGGGTTGAGTAAGTCGCAAATTTTTTACCGACTAGACCCAAAGAGGCAAACACGAACGCAAGCGACGCGGTCGCAAACACCTCGAAAAAGCCCTCGACCCAAAGGTGAACGACCCACCAGCGCCAGTATTCCATCACCGGTAGCGGGCTTCTTTGTCCGTAAAATAGCCCCGCGCCGTAGAAAAGTCCCACCGCGATAGCAGAAGCCGTAAAGATAGCTAGCAGGTTTTTATCGCCGTCAGCCTTAAATCCGCCGACGAATCCGCGAAGTACGAGCGCCATCCAGATAACAAGACCGACAAACAAAATAAGCTGCCAAACCCTGCCAAGCTCGATATACTCGTATCCTTGGTGTCCAAGCCAAAAGCTAGTAGACGTTTCCATCTTGCCCGCTATCGCCATGTACTCGCCGATAAAGCTACCCACGACTAGGAAAAGCAGCGCGTAGAAAAGCAAATCAACGCCTAGTTTTTGAAATTTAGGATCCTTGCCGCCGTTGATGATAGGCGCTAGGAAAAGTCCGGCCGCTAAAAAGCCCGTCGCGATCCAGAAAATGCTCGCTTGGATATGCCAAGTGCGCGCCAAAGAGTACGGGATGTGCTCGGATAAATTTATACCGTAAAACTCCTGTCCCTCGACCGTATAGTGCGCCACGAAGCCGCCTATCATGATCTGGAAAACAAATAGCGCGAGCGCTACGAAAAGGTATTTGCCAAGCGCCTTTTGAGACGGAGTCAAATTTAGCCTTGAAAGTGGATCGGCGTCGATAGGAGCGAGTTTCTCGTGGTCTTTTTCGCCGTAGAAATTTGAAAACCAAACCAGTAAGCCCACACCCGCGACCAAAATCGTAACGCTAATAATCGTCCAAAATACGTTTTCTTTCGTCGGAACGTTGTCGATTAGCGGCTCGTGCGGCCAGTTGTTGGTGTACGTAGCCTCGCTGTTTGGGCGATTCGTCGCCGTGGCCCAGGTCGCCCAAAAGAAGAAATCGTTTAACTGCTCGCGGTTTTCTTCTTTAGCTAGCGTGTTGTTTTTCATCGCGTAGTTTTCGCGCAATTTTTGGTATTTCGGATCGTTACCGAAAAGCCCGTTATACTCGTCACGCACTACCTTTGCCGCCGCGATCCTCTCGTCGCTGATCGTTATAACGCCGTTTTTTAGCGTATTCGTGCGGTATTCGCTCTTGGTTAGAGCCTTGATGTTGGCTTGTTGCTCGGCGTTTAGAGCGTCAAATTTGGCTCCGTAAAGCTGATTTGCCTTGATATCCATAAACGCGACTAGCTCTTTATGCAGCCAATCAGCCGTCCAGTCAGGCGCCTGATACGCTCCGTGTCCCCACACCGAGCCGACCTGCATACCGCCGATGCTCTGCCAGGCCTCTTGACCTTTATAAATTTGCTCTTGCTCGACTATTATTTTGCCGTTTTTATCGGCGAAACTCACCACCGGCGGCGCTTCGCGGTAAACCTCTACGCCGTAATAGCCGAGTATCCCGAAGGCAATAGTAACGACAGCTACTAGCGCCCACCAATACTTCTTGTATTCACGCATACTTTTCTCCTTTGTGATGTGAAAATTCGGGCGATAGTTTATCCAAAACGCGAATTTAATCGAATGATTTGCGTCAATAAAAGGATAAAATCTGTCCTTAAAATATTGCTTATTTTAAAAATGTATAATTACGAAAATATATTTTGGGAGATTTTATGCTTAAATTCGAGATTATTTATAAATTTTGCCTAGTTTGCGCGCTGATTTTGGGGCTTAGTTTGCTCGCGTTTTCGGGGCTAAATTTTGCGCTGGGAGAGTACGGCGAGTTTTGGATGGGCGCGCATAAATTTGCTGGCTTTTTGGTCGTTTTGGCTGCGCTTTTGCACGTGATAAATCGCAAGAAAAAGCTCGTTAAGCTCGCAAACGAATTTACGGACGTCGTAACTCGCCGCAAAAATCCTAGCATGTGCAACATGGACCGCATCATCGCCTCGCTCGAGCCCTACACGATTTCTCAAATCTCGCAAAAGCTGGGCTTTGACGAGGCTGAGTTTTGCCAAACTTTACGCAAAAACGGCGTCAAATTTAGCGGCGCAGATCAAACCCTGCGCCAAATCGCTTCTTTAAACGACGAAAAGATATTTTTCGTGCTGGTTCTCATCGTCGAGGCGAAATTCGGCAAGAGATTTTGCGGCGAGCTTAAATTTAAAGGCGGCGGAAAATTTAGAAAAACGGCATAAATCAAAACTACCGCGCGCCATTGATGCGGGCCGATATTTGCCCAAAGCCGCAGATAAAACTCTGCGCGCTCCAGCGCCTAAACGCGCAGTCGTAGCAGCTCCTCTCGCCGCCGAAGCTCGTCTCCTCTTCGTCGTTATCTAGCTTAAATTTAGCGCAGTTTTGCGCGGTTTCACGCGCTTTTTCGTAGTTAAATTTACCAAATCTAAACTCGCCCTTTTCGTTAAAATTTAAGCTCATCAAAAATCCCGAAGCTCTTTTACGCTTAAATTTCTAAATCCGCCGCCCGATTCTTTTTTGACGAGTAGAGTCACCTTAAAATCCAAGAATACGGGCTTTAGCGCGCCGATTAAATTTACGCGCTCATCGGGCAAGAGAGGTTTAAAATTCTCATCCGCGACCGCCTCGATAAAATTTAAATCCAAAAGCTCGCGTACGCTCAAATTTGACTTTTCTAACTCAAATTTGCCTCTGATTTTTCCGTCGCTTCCGCTAAGCCTAAGCCCTATGCCAGCAAGCGCGCCGATGACGCCGCGAGCACCGCTTTTTAGCTCTTTTAAAAAGACGTTTTGCAAGGCGGCCTCCTCAAACGCCTGCTGCGGATTTAAAAATATCTCCTTTGCGCTCTTGCCGAAATTTATCAGCCCTTGCGTATTTGCGATATCTTTTTCAAAGGCCGCCGCGATGCCGGGCTCGGCGCTAGGCGCGCATTTGCGCCCTAGCAGTTCAATGGTAAAATTTAGCGCGCTCTGCTTTTGCGCCTCGTCTAGCGCAGCTTCTAGGCACATGCAACTGTTGTGCGAGGTGTAGTTGATGCGCGGATCTAGCAAAAGCTGATGGCGCGTGACGAAAGAAACGGGCGCGAAAGAGCCGATAAATGCGGCTATGTCTTCGGCGAGCAGTCCCGTAGAAATCTCGCCGCCAAGTTCGTCCGTATCGTCGATGCAAAGCAGAAATTTAAATTTCATTTTAGCTTCCTTAATATTTAAGTCGAATTTAACTATTCGTAAAATAAAATTATATTTTTATATTTTAGTAATATTAGACGCTATAAAAACGTATTTTATAAAGTATAAAATAAAAACTTGATTTTTAAGGAGTTATCGTGAGAAAAATCGGTCTGATCGCGTGTTGCGCCGCGGCGGCGCTGCACGGCGAGGTTTTTACGCTGGGTAAGGTCGAAGTCACGCAAAACGTAGGCGGCTTGCAAAAAAGCGACGCGAACGTAGTCGTAATCAATGAAAAGCAGATGCAAAAAGATAACATCAAACGCCTTTCACAGGTTGCTTACAGCACGCCGGGCGTCTATGTGGATAAAAAAGGCCCGCGCGCCGAGCAAAATTTCTACGTTCGCGGCTTTGATGCGCGCAGAACTCCGCTTTTTATCGACGGCATTCCCGTTTACGTGCCTTATGACGGCAACGCCGATTTCGGGCGATTTACGACCTTTGATCTAAGCCGCATAGATATCTCAAAGGGCTCAAGCTCGGTGCTTTACGGCCCAAACACGATGGGCGGCGCGATAAATTTAATCACCAAAAAGCCTAGCAAAGAGTTTGAGGGCAGCCTAGGCTACGGCTTTGAGACGGGCAAAAACGCAAAAACCTACGGCAATAACGTCGATTTTAGCATCGGCACAAAGCAAGAGCTATTTTACGCGCAAGCAAGCGGCAGCTACATGGAGGACGCGGGTCAGCAGCTATCTCGTAAATTTGATCAAAAAATAACCGGCAATGAGGACGGCGGCAGGCGCGACAACTCCGTGCAACGCGATAAGAAATTTAATATAAAATTCGGCTTTACGCCAAACGAAACCGACGAATACGCCGTAGCGTACGTAAATCAAAAAGGCGAGAAAGAGCAGCCTATGTATACCGGCAGATACGCGGCTTTCTCTCAAAAAGACCGCTTGTGGGAGTGGCCGCAGTGGGATAGACAGAGTATTTACTTCTTGTCGCATACGGAATTCGCAAATAGCCTTTATATAAACACCAAAGCCTTTGCGGACGAATTTAAAAACGAGATGTATGATATCAGCGCCCTGGAAGATAGCAAATATAAAGATACGGCGTATGGATTTAGCTTAGAGACGGGCGGAAATATAGGCGATAAAGATACGCTTAAATTTGCCGCAAACTACAAACGCGACAAACACTCGGGATATAGGGTTCATTATACGGGGATGTTTGGCACCGAACC is a window from the uncultured Campylobacter sp. genome containing:
- a CDS encoding TonB-dependent receptor; the protein is MRKIGLIACCAAAALHGEVFTLGKVEVTQNVGGLQKSDANVVVINEKQMQKDNIKRLSQVAYSTPGVYVDKKGPRAEQNFYVRGFDARRTPLFIDGIPVYVPYDGNADFGRFTTFDLSRIDISKGSSSVLYGPNTMGGAINLITKKPSKEFEGSLGYGFETGKNAKTYGNNVDFSIGTKQELFYAQASGSYMEDAGQQLSRKFDQKITGNEDGGRRDNSVQRDKKFNIKFGFTPNETDEYAVAYVNQKGEKEQPMYTGRYAAFSQKDRLWEWPQWDRQSIYFLSHTEFANSLYINTKAFADEFKNEMYDISALEDSKYKDTAYGFSLETGGNIGDKDTLKFAANYKRDKHSGYRVHYTGMFGTEPTVTFVDKTYSFALENTYKFSDFTRLILGVSYDVRDAVKAEDYIQFRGGGGGGGGGGGRNNPANYKLTSFDVDKKHAFNYQAAIKHSFDGEDELSLSFAKKTYFASMKDRYSEKFGRFFANPYLKPEIANHYEVGYQRNFGEALRLETAVFYSRVKDAIGSTSVTKFGQTRDMAVNVDRAYYKGFEIGASYFATRDLELGGNYTYMSAKYKENGKDALVYDLPKHKGFLYVDYKILPKFSVYASQELSSSLWSRVPTRAGHVDHKTAGFGVTNLKFTYKPTEALSFEAGVSNLFDKNYEYREGFPEEGRIFFTNVRYKF
- a CDS encoding DUF1523 family protein; this encodes MQKFKKYLRNFIFGFLITLHVTAFAAINYAFPHYDEAIITGGEVKRMDKDGFIDAQNPADGPTRDVYFIYTREINGTKVMPYRNEDTGWGLPLYFKFNSADVQAAAQSLVGEGRAQIKYYGWRIAMFDMFRNAVSVKKLKEGEMRANPIFSYIFYALTAVSFGVCAVFVRRKFKDEPSSNL
- a CDS encoding nitric-oxide reductase large subunit; this translates as MREYKKYWWALVAVVTIAFGILGYYGVEVYREAPPVVSFADKNGKIIVEQEQIYKGQEAWQSIGGMQVGSVWGHGAYQAPDWTADWLHKELVAFMDIKANQLYGAKFDALNAEQQANIKALTKSEYRTNTLKNGVITISDERIAAAKVVRDEYNGLFGNDPKYQKLRENYAMKNNTLAKEENREQLNDFFFWATWATATNRPNSEATYTNNWPHEPLIDNVPTKENVFWTIISVTILVAGVGLLVWFSNFYGEKDHEKLAPIDADPLSRLNLTPSQKALGKYLFVALALFVFQIMIGGFVAHYTVEGQEFYGINLSEHIPYSLARTWHIQASIFWIATGFLAAGLFLAPIINGGKDPKFQKLGVDLLFYALLFLVVGSFIGEYMAIAGKMETSTSFWLGHQGYEYIELGRVWQLILFVGLVIWMALVLRGFVGGFKADGDKNLLAIFTASAIAVGLFYGAGLFYGQRSPLPVMEYWRWWVVHLWVEGFFEVFATASLAFVFASLGLVGKKFATYSTLASASLFLMGGIPGTFHHLYFAGTTTPIMAVGASFSALEVVPLVLLGAEAFHQYSLQFAQSWAKNLKWPLYCFIAVAFWNMLGAGVFGFLINPPLFLFYIQGLNTTSVHGHAALFGVYGFLALGFVWLVALYLFKGQEFNDKLMKVGFWSLNAGLMLMILASLLPIGLYQAVAAIDVGMWYARSAEFLQMDHLQNLRWLRMIGDTIFIIGGICFFIQILKFIAGSCGCKAKA
- a CDS encoding chemotaxis protein; this translates as MLKFEIIYKFCLVCALILGLSLLAFSGLNFALGEYGEFWMGAHKFAGFLVVLAALLHVINRKKKLVKLANEFTDVVTRRKNPSMCNMDRIIASLEPYTISQISQKLGFDEAEFCQTLRKNGVKFSGADQTLRQIASLNDEKIFFVLVLIVEAKFGKRFCGELKFKGGGKFRKTA
- a CDS encoding molybdopterin biosynthesis protein MoeB encodes the protein MSLNFNEKGEFRFGKFNYEKARETAQNCAKFKLDNDEEETSFGGERSCYDCAFRRWSAQSFICGFGQISARINGAR